GCTACACGTTTTGATGAATGTATTCTTTAATATTGCGTGTAACAATGTGCTGACCGCCATATGAAATGAAATATTGTCACACTTCAATCTACAGTAAAGTTTAATTAGATAACTGCTGTATTGAATTTCAAAGTAGAACCATTTGGAAAAAGTGTGGACACATTTGAGAACTTTTGATCTGCCATTCTGCATTACCTCGGGCTTGACAGTGTATGGATCAGAAGATTTGTCAGTTAAGAGGCCCTTGGCTAAGCGCAGCACACATCACTAGGTTAAGAGGCCCGGCCCTTGTCTAAGTGTAGCACACATCATTAGGCTGTCACTCAGTGTGGTTCTATCAGGGTTGATGGGTGGAGGAGGAATTCATGTCTGTGACATGTTGTTTTTACTCCATTGAATTAACATGCACTGAAACACAAAGCTCTCAGCCTGAAGGCAGACAATGATCATCCTtatgagataatgatgtgattgAAGTACTACTCCTGTACTCCAGGCATCAAGCAAAGGAAAACAGGCACATTTACTCTATGAAGGTTACTTGCCCATTTTCAGTTGTGAGAGAACATAATTTACCTCAAACAGGGTGTACTGTCAAATTTCAGTACGATGCCATTTGTTATTTAGGAACAGTAAACCACTGGCCAGTCTTGAGAAGTGGGTGTCTGTCCAACAAGCCGGTTGTCCCTCCATAAAGAAGGTAATTGCTTTTAAAGGGTCGCCAGGTCAGGTGGTCTCCAGTACTATAATCACTGGAGAAGGTTCTCTGGAACATGACGGGCCTGGTtgcagtgtgtctctgtgtgatccAGTCAAACCTGTGGCTCCGGGGACCTGTGTAGTAAGACTGATTCACCAAGCACTGGGAGGTCGGTGGTGCTGTTGGCGGAGTGTTGGGGTGTCTCTGCTGGGAGGTCGGTGGTGCTGTTGGCTGAGTGTTGGGGTGTCTCTGCTGGGAGGTTGGTGGTGCTGTTGGCGGAGTGTTGGGGTGTCTCTGCTGGGAGGTTGTTGGCTCAGTGTTGGGGTGTCTCTGCTGGGAGGTTGGTGGTGCTGTTGGCGGAGTGTTGGGGTGTGTCTGCTGGGAGGTTGTTGGTGCTGTTGGCTGAGTGTTGGGGTGTCTCTGCTGGGAGGTCGGTGGTTCTCTTGGCTGAGTGTTGGGGTGTCTCTGCTGGGAGGTTGTTGGTGCTGTTGGCTGAGTGTTGGGGTGTCTCTGCTGGGAGGTTAGTGGTGCTGTTGGCTGAGTGTTGGGGTGTCTCTGCTGGGAGTTTGTTGGTGCTGTTGGCTGAGTGTTGGGGTGTCTCTGCTGGGAGGTCGGTGGTTCTGTTGGCTGAGTGTTGGGGTGTCTCTGCTGGGAGGTTGTTGGTGCTGTTGGCTGAGTGTTGGGGTGTCTCTGCTGGGAGGTTAGTGGTGCTGTTGGCTGAGTGTTGGGGTGTCTCTGCTGGGAGGTTGGTGGTGCTGTTGGCGGAGTGTTGGGGTGTCTCTGCTGGGAGGTTGGTGGTGCTGTTGGCTGAGTGTTGGGGTGTCTCTGCTGGGAGGTTGGTGGCTGAGTGTTGGGGTGTCTCTGCTGGGAGGTCGGTGGTGCTGTTGGCTCAGTGTTGGGGTGTCTCTGCTGGGAGGTTGGTGGTGCTGTTGGCGGAGTGTTGGGGTGTCTCTGCTGGGAGGTCGGGGGTGCTGTTGGCTCAGTGTTGGGGTGTCTCTGCTGGGAGGTTGTTGGTGCTGTTGGCTGAGTGTTGGGGTGTCTCTGCTGGGAGGTTGGGGGTGCTGTTGGCGGAGTGTTGGGGTGTGTCTGCTGGGTGGTTGTAGTTGGCTGAACCGTTGTGTTTTGGCTAGAGTATCTGAGCTGGGCTGTGGTGGTTGGTTGAACAGTAGATTCAGTGTTGAATCTGGGCACAACTGTGGTGGTTGGTTGAACCATAGCCTGGTTGTTGAAGTATCTGTTCTGGGTTGTGGTACCAGGACTGGGGCAAGGAAGGTTTGTCAGTGGGGTTGAGGTGGCTGCTGCTTGATGGGTAATAAGCGGCCTGGTAAGGTTGAATTCCGTTGCCGTTGTGAGGAAGCCTGGCACAGGCTTGGAGCTGGCATAGAGCTTCCTAAACTCCAGGTCGAAAGGCTTGACCGCGCTGCCCTTGAAGAGCACAGCCAGGCTTCTGTGGACCTGCCAGGACAGCCAGGTGAAACTGAGGAATAGAGCACAGTGAATAAATATTACTACTACAAACATTGCTGATAATTCTAACAAGCATCATAATTGTAAACAACTGAGGAGTCATAATGCATTGATCTACCTATTCAGAATGACATCAACCATCCTAACGTTGATTTA
The sequence above is a segment of the Salvelinus fontinalis isolate EN_2023a unplaced genomic scaffold, ASM2944872v1 scaffold_0661, whole genome shotgun sequence genome. Coding sequences within it:
- the LOC129846941 gene encoding protein FAM83C-like, producing MARALYSFTMNLQSNGLSVQWYLKSKPVGKVRRRVQEMKNPSVSLVSGDVDLSHNESTRLAMDALLNQGLDMYQEVLAGEGEVDFLSKEEKGYILENTTDLSTSSLCGTENDNQAEGSTTSSQTNTCCPSVSESEPPGLDHGWPAEDWSYRLQGEPSVEVYFQSDRAASMKDLLREFISKATMVLAIVMDTFSDVEMFCDILEATRKRNVSVYLLLDHINLQVFVKMCETLQINSNHLTKMSVRSIQGETYCAKSGRKLTGQIKEKFMIIDCTLVLAGSYSFTWLSWQVHRSLAVLFKGSAVKPFDLEFRKLYASSKPVPGFLTTATEFNLTRPLITHQAAATSTPLTNLPCPSPGTTTQNRYFNNQAMVQPTTTVVPRFNTESTVQPTTTAQLRYSSQNTTVQPTTTTQQTHPNTPPTAPPTSQQRHPNTQPTAPTTSQQRHPNTEPTAPPTSQQRHPNTPPTAPPTSQQRHPNTEPTAPPTSQQRHPNTQPPTSQQRHPNTQPTAPPTSQQRHPNTPPTAPPTSQQRHPNTQPTAPLTSQQRHPNTQPTAPTTSQQRHPNTQPTEPPTSQQRHPNTQPTAPTNSQQRHPNTQPTAPLTSQQRHPNTQPTAPTTSQQRHPNTQPREPPTSQQRHPNTQPTAPTTSQQTHPNTPPTAPPTSQQRHPNTEPTTSQQRHPNTPPTAPPTSQQRHPNTQPTAPPTSQQRHPNTPPTAPPTSQCLVNQSYYTGPRSHRFDWITQRHTATRPVMFQRTFSSDYSTGDHLTWRPFKSNYLLYGGTTGLLDRHPLLKTGQWFTVPK